GATAGAGGCACAACTTGAGACGATACAAGATGCAGCGATTAATAATCGCAACATTTTTGAAGAACTTATGGAAGCAACTAAGGTTTGCTCACTAGGGCAAATTACAAGTGCCCTCTTTGAAGTAGGAGGACAGTACAGACGTAATATGTAATACTAGATGATAGTTATTAAAAAAAGGCGACCCAGAGGGTCGCCTTTTTTATTGATTTTTTTCAAGCTTTATCCTTCCAAGGTCCACTTTCGGTAACATGTATAAAGCGATTATCTTTTAATCTTGAGAGACCAAGATATCCTCCTAGCCATATGGTTCCAGATGCATCCTCATAAATGGTTTGTATAGCATTGCTTTGCACACCATCTGCCTCTGTAAAGTTGGTGAATTTCTTTCCATCATATTTGTATACGCCAGCATTTTCGGCAGGAAACCAGATGTTCCCTTTGGAATCTTGGAAGAGCGACCAGATCTCTTCTCCTGTAATCACACCATCTGTAGTGAAATTTGTAAACTTAGTTCCGTAATAACGGCTCACGCCATTATGGTGTGTTGCAAACCAGATATTTCCTGAGCGATCTTCTAGCATGTCATTTACATTATTTCCCGCAAGTCCGTTTGCGGTAGAGATTGTTTCTAGCGCAGTTCCATCCCAGATAAATGCCCCGGCATTAGAAGCAAACCATAAACGTCCTTTGTTATCTTCCATGATACTGTGTACAACTTTAGTACTTGAAACACCTCTAGAATTATCTACTACCGTTTCTGGAAGTGTGAAAGGTTTAAAAGCAGCCCCATCAAAGCTATTAACGCCATTTAAAGCCCCAATCCACAACGTTCCTTTGGCGTCTAGCAACATACTCCATACGTTACTTTCTTTGAGCCCTTGCGCTTCTGTGTAGTTTGTAAAAGAAGGTTTTCCTGTTGTTGTAGATGTGGTCAAGTCAAGCGATGTAATTCCTCTATTGGTCCCAAACCAGATTTTGCCATTTTTATCTTCTAGAATCGCACGCACCGCTTCACCATTAAAACCTTCGTCTATAGAAAAGTAGTCTACGCTCGTTCCATTATATCGTATCACCCCATCACCATTAGTTCCCATCCACATCGTGCCTTGTGAATCTTGAAAAATCCTTCGTATGAATTGGCTTAATGGAGGAGGAGCCAAATCAATTGCACTAGGTCCCATTGTTGTTTTAGCAGCTGAGGTCGTATCGCTCAGGGCGAAATTGTCACTTTCACGCTTTAAGGAATTGGATGAAGATGGCGTCATTTCCTTACAAGAAGTCATGACAATTAAGATAATAGTTAATAACGATACTGTCATTTTATCTATAGCCATAATGCGTTTGTTGAGGTTAGTACTTAAAAGTAAGCTATTTAAAACTAAGATATGCTAGTTCATTCAATAAGAGGGTAGGGTGCTAGTGTTGGTTAGCGTGCATTGCAGATAACATTACTTTTTGTTACTTGCTGTTTACTGTCCAGATAGTCTCAAAAGTCTCACATACGATAAGCATATTATCTATGGTTTTTACTCCGCTTTCGCTGGTGTAACTCTCAAAAAACGCTTGATGTGCTTTTTTCCATTGTTCAAGAGGATGGAGTGCTGTTCCCATATCTATGATAGCATAGGCTTTCGAGATAGCATTATAAGCCACCGTATCAACAGTTTTGGTTCTTATAATTGCCTGCGCTTTTCCTTGAAAATCTGTGATTATTTGTAAGTTTCCCGCCTGTGGGAGACCAATGCCATTTTTCTCATACAAGAAATATAAACTAGAAGAAGCTTGCTTTTTACCTAGTACCGTAAGCGCTGCAAGCCGATCTGCATCTTCCTTATTATCATGAAAAAAGTCAGCATTGGGTAGTGGCTTGTTTGCATATTCTGGATGCGCTTGTTTAAAATCACGCCACATAGCAGCAACACTGCTATCTATATGCTGCTGCGTTTGTTCTTCTTGCAGCGAGGCCATAACCTTTGGAACAGAAGCCTCATTCTTGCAACCTATAGAAATCAATAAAAGAAGTGTGATTGCAATTTTCATGAGTTTGTTTTTATAAGTACGCTTTCGCGAAAATGTGAAGAGCTGAAAGAAAGAGCAAAATAAACAATCATAATGTCATCAAATAAGTTATTGTAGACTGCCTTTGTCATTATAAAATCAGGAAGACCCCACGAAGAAAATTATAAATCAAGATTAGCTTAAAGGCTTGTGCTGAGTGTAACCGATTTAGGCTTTTATTTTAACTCAGTTCTTGTTAGTCACGGTTCTTTTTTAAATTCGGCTTATAACTTCAGATATGTAATTCCAGATAGAATTCCATATAGATTTTCCTTTCTCATTGTTTGGGTCTGTTAACCAAAGACCACAAACATTGCATATAATTTTATCTTTATAAGTAGCTTTTCCCGAAAGAGAATCAAGAGCTGAAATATCAAATTCATCTGTTGTGTTTGTCCATTCCACTTTTTCCATTCGAATTTTAGTAGATTGACATCTTGAACATCTTATTCTATTATCTTTAAACTTATCTCTACGATCTTCGAAAGTCAGTTTTTCAATTTTTGATTCAGACATATTCCGTTCAGCCAAATATTCTTTTATTTCTGATTGAGTTTCTTTCATAAAAGTCAGAAGTTTGAATTTTGCAAAAAATGCTAATTCATAATCGTTTAATTGACTTATAAATCTATGTACTCTACTCATTTTCGTATTGTGATTAACAGGCCACTGCATAAAGCGAGTGCGGCTCCCGATAGCTATCGGGATTGCTGGTTTGCTTTAATCTTTGGTCTTATCTGTTTGGACTAAATATACAATGAATTTTGGAGTTGTGCGCAGGGTGTAGCAGTTTCCAAGTTAACTGCTAGAAGTATGCATTATAGAAAGCACAAAGAGCTTAAGAAAAGCTGTTGGCATCATAAAATCATGAAGACTTTATTATGAACTATAAATTAAAATTAGCCTAAAAGCTTGTGCTGAGCGAAGTCGATGTAGGCTTGTTTTTTAACTCAGTTTTTTGTTGGTAACTGGCTTTTATTTTTCAATTCTGTATTCAATTATTTTACACTTTATAATTAAATCAGAATCGAGTTTTTCTTTTGCAATTAATCCATTTCCGCTTTTAGATAATAATTCAGGATAAAAATCAAGAGTATATTCATCTTTATTTTTTATGAGCAAAGCTTGAATTATCATTGCTCCATACTCTCTCATATTCAAATATGAAATATCAGAGCACGTAATGGTGATTAACTCATTGGAATCTTTAAATTCTTTATTTCTATTAAAGCAACTTAATGTAATTTTAATTTGACCTTTTCCACATGAGTGATCTTCAAATTTAAATCCAGAATTATATTCAAAATTAGTAATTAAAGCATCGTGAAAATCTCCGTAATTATCAGCAATTTCACTTAGTAGATTCATTTTTTTTGAATTGAGTTTCGGAAAATACTTACCAATTTTATTCAATAAATTCATTTTATTCGAGTCGAGTTTTGCTTGTTGCCAACAAGCCATTGCATATAGCGAGTGGATATTCCCATAGCTATCAGGATTGCTAGTTTGCTTTAATTTATGGTCTTGTTTTTTTAATCTAAATATACAATGAATTTTGGAGTTGGTGTTGTACGTAGCACCTTCAAAGTTGGCTATTACGCTTTCGCGAAAGCGTAACCCAAATATGAGAAGTGAAGAGCATTTGTCGTAGTAGTTAATAAGCTCTTAAGACAAGTCTTTGCTATCGTAAAATGAAGAAGACCGTATGATGAATATCATTGGCTAGTTTAGCCTAAAAACATGTGCTGGGTGAAGGTGTAGTAGGCTTGGTTTTTAACTCAGTTCTTTGTTATAAGACGTTTCCCTTTTATAATCGATAAATACATTGTTATTAAAATAGGCCCCACAAACATTAACCACTCATCTGGTTCCTCAATCATAATAACCCATTTCCATGCCTTTGTTCCCCCTTGTATTGAGTTGAATAAAACAAATCCGATTATTCCGATTGATAGAAAAGTAAGATTTATAAACTCAACGTTTTTGTTTTTACTTTGTTTGAGATTCATAAGTAGTCCAACATAACCAAGTATTCCAAAGGTAATTGAGATTAAAATCAACGTATCATCGACATCAAATTTTGACAGTAAGTTAGCCAAAGCGTAAATACTTAATACCATAAAATATGTCATTGGTATTAATGCTACTATGGTCAGAATAATATTTACCGTTTCTTTCTTCAATGTGTGCTATTGCAATCTCGTAATTTCGTTCTGTTTTCTAATGCTTTACAATAGACCAATGCATAAAGAGAGTTCAGCTCCCGATAGCTATCGGGATTGCAGATTTGCTTTAATTTGTGGTCTTGTTTGTTTGATCTAAATATACAATGAATTTTAGAGTTGTGCGCAGGGTGTAGAGCTTTCCAAATTGACTGTAAGAATTACTCTTTCGCGAAAGCGTAATAAGTATGATTGAAGAAAAAATAGCCATCATCGCAGTAGTAAATAAGATCTTATAAGAATCCTTTACGATCATAATACCAAAAAGACCCTACGATAAATTATGGATTAAAATTAGCTTAAAAACTTTTACTGAGCGGAGCTAAAGTAGCCTTGTTCTTTTAACTAAGGTCTTTGTTATAGCCAGTTTAATATTTACTTATTAATTCCGAAATATTATTGTCCGTAGTCTCCGACATTATATCCAAAAGATCGTCAACTGTTAAATTGCTATGCGCTTTGATTTTCTTTAAAATTTCAATTAACTGATCTTTATCATTTTCAAATAAATCTTTAAAAAACTTAAAGGATCTTCCGTATTGACCTACCTCGTTAAAGTAAATGAATTTTGAGCCATACAATTTTCCTTTATCCACACTTTCAATTGGTCCATTTGCTCTCCAATCTAATAGATTTCCTTCTCTAGAGAACTTATTTGCTGCTGATAGTCTATCATCTATGAAATATCTTTTAGCTTCTTGCGGTGCGATTTTTTTACAGAATTCATAAGCAAGGTATTCAGATAAGCCATCTCTAAACCATCTGTATTCATAACCTTTAAGATTATATTTTTGAAGTAAAGTTCCTTCAATTATTTCATGCGAGAATGTGTTCCCTATTTTATTAGTCAACTTAACTATATTCAAACTGTCTGATTCATATAATGGTATTGTCCAAGGAATATTTCGGCTTTTTCCTATGGTTATGGTATTGTTTGAATTTGTTGTGGTTAAAAAAAGATTTTCTTTCTCAATTTCATCAACTAGAAATTTATTTACTAACAAGCTATCTAAATGACCAAGCAGTTTTAAAGATATTTCACTTTCTCTTTTTAAACCTTCATCGAAATATATTGTGTAACCAAATTTACTTATTGAATCGGCTGAAGATTTATCTAAAATTTTTAAGTTGGTGATATTATTGACAGGGTCATCACCAAATATTTCCTCATTCATGTATGAAGCTCTTGTGGTTAAAGGAAATTCATGTGGTTTTAGCCTATTAATTACTTGAATTTTAGCTCCGGTGTCAGTCAGTTTGTATGTGAGTTCTAGTTTATCTGATTTGTAGTTTTCATAAAACTTAGTTCCTTTTATTGAAAATATTGAGTCATTAATTTTCTTCACGAAATTGATTTCTATTTTCGTGATTATCGCAGATGATTTAAAGTTTAAGTAAGAATATAAGGAAGTAAAAGATGTGTTGATATCACTACCTTTAAAATGAAACTCTTGAGATAGATGTGGTTTTATTAAATCGTAATTCTTCTCATTATTAGCTTTTTTAATGTTGTCTACAATATTTATTTCGGTTTCATTCGGTTCGCGTCTGTTACAACTTAAAAGTACTATAGAAATTATCAATAATATAAATTCTCTTTTCATAAGGTCATAATTGGTTATAACAGCCCACTACATAAATCAAGCACTACTCCCGATAGCTATCGGGATTGCTAGTTTGCTTTAATTTATGGTCTTGTTTTTTAATCTAAATATACAATGAATTTTGTAGTTGTATGCCGCGTGTAAGGGTTTCAAAGTTGACTGCTAGAAGTATGCTTTTGGGAGAGTATAAAGAGCGTAAGAAATGCTGTTGCCATCATAAAATCCTGAAGACTTTATTATGAACTATAAATTAAAATTAGCCTAAAAGCTTTTGCTGAGCGTAGCCGAAGCAGACCTTGTTTTTTTAACTCAGAGCTTTGTTGTTTACAGTAATTTTCACGTCATCCAGATTTCATATTCAACTATGACTGTCCAGATTCCGTAAACTTTTTTTAGAAAATACTTCTTTCCATATGCACTTCCTGTAAATTTCCAATAACGCACAGAAACAACACAATTTTCGTATTTATTATCAAAAATAGGTTCGCTTATTGAAATAATATTTTGTCTTTTCTTTGTCTTTTTAAATAGTTTTTCAGCGTCTTTTTTAGTTAAACATTCTTTATTCTTAATAAAATCCTTGTTGTAAATTAATTCGTTTATCAATTCCGAATTCCAAATGCCAACTCTACTTTTTGATTCATTTAGTTCAATTTCCTTTAAAACATTTTCGGGGATATTAAGTCCAGTTGCTACTTTAAAATCTTTTGCGTCGAAAGAGGTTTTTGGTTTTTCACATTGGATATTCATTCCTCGTCCACCTTTTACAATTTCGTAGTCAATGATTTTCCTAAACACCTCAGATTCCGAGTTATTTTGTGAATAGCCCACAGTTGCAATTAATATCAGAAGTATGTTTAAAGTTCGTTTCATCGTATTGTACCCAACGGGCCACTTTATAAAGCGAGTGCGGTTCCGGATAACTATCGGAATTGCTGATTTGCTTTAGTTTATGGTTTTGTTTGGACTAAATATACAATGAATTTTGGAGTTGTGTGCTAGGCGTAGTGGTTTCAAAGTTGACTGCTAGAAGTATGCTTTCTGGAAAGTATAAAGAGCGTAAGTAAGGCTTTTATAGTCCTCAAATCAAGAAGATCTTGAGATGAATATTATTGATTAGTTTAGCTTAGAAACATGTGCTGAGTGAAGGTGTAATAGTCTTGCTTTTAAACTCAGTTCTTTGTTTGTATTTCGTTGTTTTTTTTAGTTTTCAAATTCACAAATAATAGGTAAATGGTCACTAATTTTTAACCACTCATTAATTTTTCCAAATTCCATTTTTATAAGTCCGTTTATAAATTCCTTACTACCGAAAATATAATCTATATGATATGGTTTTTCTAATTGTCTATGAAGGAAAAAAGTCGGTCGCGTTTCAATTCCTTGTTCTTCTTTCCAATAGTTATGATATAAGCTTTCAATTCCAATTTCGTTCAATTCATTCACAACGTCAGAATGATTCCACCATCTGTCCCATTTGTCCCAAATTTTATTACTATTGAAATCTCCGATAATTAAACTCTTATTCAATTTTGATTTGTTGACTTGAAGATATTTCCATAATTGTCCGATATACCCAAAAGTCGGTGATTTATTACTGTGTGTCCAAACTGCTAATAAGTCAAAATCTCCATTTACAGAACAAGGTAAAAAGTGTTTTACTTTATGGTCTTTAAAATTGTCCGACCAATTCAATTTTTTTAGTCCTATATTTTTCTTTGCAAAAATTCCAATTCCTTTATTTTTGGTATCTCCAATCCACAAATGATTTTCCGCCCATTTAATATATTCCTTATGTTTCGTTTCCGCTGGATTTTCACACTCTTGAATTATAATAATATCAGCATTGAAGGTTGATAAATTATCAAACTTATTTCTCAATGCTCCATTACAATTCCAAGTTAATATCTTCAATTCTAGTGAGTTTTTTTAATGAATGTGAACAAACCACTACAAAAAGCAAATCCAGCTCTCAATAACTATTGAGTATGCTAATTTCTTCTACTTTGCGGTCTTGTTTATTTGCTCTAAATATACAATGAATTACGGTGTTACTTGATTCACATAGAGAATACACTTCTGTAAATGACAATCATATTTTCGCGAAAGCGTAAAAAACCAATAATAACAAGGGCTTCTCTGTAATAAAGAAGCCCTTGTTGCAATTTACAAATGTGATAATGCTATCAAAAATGGTTTGCTAGAGTTTAATCTTGAACCCTCCATTAATCACAAAACCATCTACGGGAGCATAGATGTCTCTAAACTCAGGATTACTAACGCTTCCGGTGAAAATAGTGTCAAATCTAGTCTGTCTTGTATCACCAAAATTTTCAAAATTGATAAATACAGAAAAGTTCTCCCAAAGTTTTTCTACCATAAATCCAAATAGCCAATACTGCTGTCCAGTATTACCATCATTTAACTCCTGCGGACTAAAATAGTAGGCCTCTAGCCCCATTTTGATCTTGTCTTCTACCTCATACATAAGCACATTATTAAGCCTGTGCTTTGATACTAGTGGGAAGGTACTGCTGGCACCTTCAATGTGCTGATTTACATCTGCCAGTGTATAGCCTATAAAAAGCGCGAGATCGTTATAAGAAAGTTTTACGTTTGTCTCTATTCCCTTGGTTGCAATATCGCCGTCAGGTTGCTCAAATTGATACAGAGTATTTTCTTGAGGCACCAGCACTAGTGGATCTTCTATCTGCGTGTAAAACAGTAACGTGTTAATACTAAAAGATAGATTATCTGTAATAGGTGTTTTATAATTAATGTCAAAATTTGCTCCTATACTTTGCTCTGCTTCTGTATTTGCCACATCTATAGGGAGCACATTTTGAAACTGTATGCGCTCTGCATCTTCTGTAAATACGGTAGGTGTTTTGTACCCAAGACCACCGCCTAGGCGTAGTGATAACTTGGGGTTCACGCGCATAAGTCCTGATACTCTAGGTAAAACAAAGAGTCCATATTCGTTTTGGTAATCCGTTCTTAGTCCAGACTCGAGCACAAATTGCTCATTGATATCCCAAGTGTTTTGCACAAAGATACCTGCAGTGGTGTGATTATAATCAACAACGTCTAGTGTACCTTCTTGATCTTGAGTAAAAGAATCTGTCCATAAATTTGCGCCAAAAACCCACTCAGAAGCACCAGAAATAGTGGTGTAGGTACCTTCAGTAAATGTAGATATTTGGGCTCCAGAAAATGTAAAATCTGGAATCTCAATACTACGATCATAAAAGCTCACACTATTTTTAAACGCAAGCTCGCTATTATCACTGAGACGATGATCTAAGCCTAGTTGCGAACTAAGTCGCGTGGTTTCATTCCTTTCAAAAAAGCGGTTAGGTAAGTTTTCACCTTCTTCTATAAAAGTAATATCACCACCTATGCGGTCTTCTAGTATGCTATTAAAACCTATAGTAGCTTCGGTCTTATCAGATAGCGTGAGAAACAGTTTAGGATTAAGTGTATATCTCGTAAACTTAGGGATGGCTGTAAGTCCTATGTCTGCAGGGTCGTAGGGAGTACCTACGTTATATGAAGCAAATATGGTAGTACCTACTTTATCAAATTGCTCTGCATAAAACCCACTTAAATCTAGTCCCAAGGCAGAGGTTCCATTAAGCATGAAACTAAGCTCTCGCTCATCTGTAGGTTTTTTAGAAACCAAATTTACAAGACCGGCAATTGCTCCACCGCCATATAGGGTAGAAGAGGCACCTTTGATTACCTCGACCTGTTTAAGATCTAAAGGTGCAATTTGCATCAAACTCAGCCCACCAGAAAATCCCGCATATAATGGAAAACCATCTCGCAATATCTGTGTGTACTTACCATCTAGTCCTTGTATACGGATGCTAGAATTATAAGAAGTGGCAGAGGTTTGTTGTGTCTGTATACCCGTACTCTCGTTAAGCATCATACGTATGTCACCAGGTTTCATATTCCCTTTTTCCTCTAGCTCTTCGCCAGAGATAGCTTCCATACGTGTGGGTATGTTATAGATGGTTCTCTTAGATCTAGTAGAGGCAATTACCACCTCTTCTAGCGACTCATCGTCACTCTTAGTAAGTAGGATTTCTATAGCGTTAAGCGTAGTAAGCGGGAAACTCCTTGTAATGCTATACGCCTCATAGCCTAGATAGTTTATAATAATAGTTTGCTCGCCCTCTGCAATATTCTTGAGCTGTATATAGCCATCTTGGTTTGATATTGCGCCATTAGTAGTGCCTACTACTATCGCTGTCGCATCTGCGAGTGCTTGCTTCGTATCAATATCAAGTACTCGTGCATTAAATGTATGTTGCCCTAGCATTACAGATGCATATAGCATTGCAAGCAGTGGCAAAATGAATGTTTTCATAGTGTCTGTTATAAGTTAATAGTGTGTACGCTACTTCAAGTTAGTGAGGAGTAGTCTTGCGTATGGTACAGCAAAGTGCTGTTATTAACTTATTTTGGGCGGTTGCCATATAGAAGCAACAAAGGAATCTCTAAACGTTGGTTTGTAAACGACAACCGTTTTTGTAGTAATACTTGCGATTTGCTTAAGTTCAAAAGTTGATTTTAAAATCACAAAGCCTGCACAGCTACCACAGGTTAAAAAGGGAGAGCAAGTACTCTCGGTATTCAGGTCACCATAATCTGTATGGTCAAGATCTGTGTGCGTTGCTAGCAGTTCATCATCACAATTGTCTTCACAACACGATGGCATCGTGGATAGGAAGAGTACTATGAGTGATAATAAATAACAAGCTATTTTCATTGCGGTAAAGATATAAAACTCTCATAGTATACCTTATAAAAAGATGTATAAGTACGCTTTCGCGAAAGCTAACGAGATTTTGGAAAAAGCAAAAAACTAGCTCTCATCGCAGTGGCAAACAAGCTAATAAAACAAGCCTTTGCCATCATAAAATCAGGAAGACCCTACGATGAGAATTATAGATCAAAATTAGTATAAAAGCTTGTGCTGAGCGAAGTCGAAGTAGGCTTGTTTTTTAACACAGTTCCTTGTTGTGTGTAATTTTTTATTCCGTCATCCATTTCATCAAATCTTTTTCGTTTACAATTGCCCAAGAATGTGGATGTCTTTCTCCATTTGCTTTATAGCCTTTGTTCTCTGTTTTTATTAATTCGATATTTTTGTTTCCAAATTCAGTTTTCAATTTGTCTGATAGTTTTTCAATGTAAAAGGCATTTAAATCCTCAAAATCGTTTTTTCTGTTTTCTTTCCACCATTTCAAGTCAGGTTCTGTATAGAATCTGATTTTTAGATTTTGTAGACCTTTTAAATTATGGATATTTTGTGTTTCGTAAGTGGAAGGTGAGTTATTTTCATAATTGGCTATA
The genomic region above belongs to Dokdonia sp. Dokd-P16 and contains:
- a CDS encoding two-component regulator propeller domain-containing protein, with product MAIDKMTVSLLTIILIVMTSCKEMTPSSSNSLKRESDNFALSDTTSAAKTTMGPSAIDLAPPPLSQFIRRIFQDSQGTMWMGTNGDGVIRYNGTSVDYFSIDEGFNGEAVRAILEDKNGKIWFGTNRGITSLDLTTSTTTGKPSFTNYTEAQGLKESNVWSMLLDAKGTLWIGALNGVNSFDGAAFKPFTLPETVVDNSRGVSSTKVVHSIMEDNKGRLWFASNAGAFIWDGTALETISTANGLAGNNVNDMLEDRSGNIWFATHHNGVSRYYGTKFTNFTTDGVITGEEIWSLFQDSKGNIWFPAENAGVYKYDGKKFTNFTEADGVQSNAIQTIYEDASGTIWLGGYLGLSRLKDNRFIHVTESGPWKDKA
- a CDS encoding TonB-dependent receptor yields the protein MKTFILPLLAMLYASVMLGQHTFNARVLDIDTKQALADATAIVVGTTNGAISNQDGYIQLKNIAEGEQTIIINYLGYEAYSITRSFPLTTLNAIEILLTKSDDESLEEVVIASTRSKRTIYNIPTRMEAISGEELEEKGNMKPGDIRMMLNESTGIQTQQTSATSYNSSIRIQGLDGKYTQILRDGFPLYAGFSGGLSLMQIAPLDLKQVEVIKGASSTLYGGGAIAGLVNLVSKKPTDERELSFMLNGTSALGLDLSGFYAEQFDKVGTTIFASYNVGTPYDPADIGLTAIPKFTRYTLNPKLFLTLSDKTEATIGFNSILEDRIGGDITFIEEGENLPNRFFERNETTRLSSQLGLDHRLSDNSELAFKNSVSFYDRSIEIPDFTFSGAQISTFTEGTYTTISGASEWVFGANLWTDSFTQDQEGTLDVVDYNHTTAGIFVQNTWDINEQFVLESGLRTDYQNEYGLFVLPRVSGLMRVNPKLSLRLGGGLGYKTPTVFTEDAERIQFQNVLPIDVANTEAEQSIGANFDINYKTPITDNLSFSINTLLFYTQIEDPLVLVPQENTLYQFEQPDGDIATKGIETNVKLSYNDLALFIGYTLADVNQHIEGASSTFPLVSKHRLNNVLMYEVEDKIKMGLEAYYFSPQELNDGNTGQQYWLFGFMVEKLWENFSVFINFENFGDTRQTRFDTIFTGSVSNPEFRDIYAPVDGFVINGGFKIKL
- a CDS encoding endonuclease/exonuclease/phosphatase family protein translates to MKILTWNCNGALRNKFDNLSTFNADIIIIQECENPAETKHKEYIKWAENHLWIGDTKNKGIGIFAKKNIGLKKLNWSDNFKDHKVKHFLPCSVNGDFDLLAVWTHSNKSPTFGYIGQLWKYLQVNKSKLNKSLIIGDFNSNKIWDKWDRWWNHSDVVNELNEIGIESLYHNYWKEEQGIETRPTFFLHRQLEKPYHIDYIFGSKEFINGLIKMEFGKINEWLKISDHLPIICEFEN
- a CDS encoding ASCH domain-containing protein, which translates into the protein MKIAITLLLLISIGCKNEASVPKVMASLQEEQTQQHIDSSVAAMWRDFKQAHPEYANKPLPNADFFHDNKEDADRLAALTVLGKKQASSSLYFLYEKNGIGLPQAGNLQIITDFQGKAQAIIRTKTVDTVAYNAISKAYAIIDMGTALHPLEQWKKAHQAFFESYTSESGVKTIDNMLIVCETFETIWTVNSK